Part of the uncultured Cohaesibacter sp. genome is shown below.
TCATCCAGAGCCCATAGAGCGACATCACGATGCCAGGCGTACAGAAGCCGCATTGGCTGCCATGGTGATCCACCATTGCCTGCTGTACCGGATGCAGACCCCCGTCCGTCCCCCTGAGCCCTTCGATGGTCACCACATGGCAACCGTCAAGGCTGGGCAGAAAGCGAATGCAGGCATTGACGGACTCATAGATCAGAGTGCCTTGAAAGAGCCGCCCCACAAGCGTGGTGCATGCACCGCAATCGCCTTCTGCACAACCTTCCTTGGTGCCGGTCAGGCGCCTTTCAAGACGCAGATAGTCGAGCAGTGTCTCCGTCGGCGAACAGTGATCGAGGATGATCAGTTCGTCATTGAGCCAGAAACGAATATCCTTGCGGATTGATGGCATGGCCTGAACCCTCCAAAAGAGTTGGATTGCCCAGATAATACGCAAAACATTCTAGTGATCAGCAATTGGGCAATAACAACTCTAGTCCAACGACATTCTTTCGAGAATGCCGAAAAAACTACGACAGTTTCAGGATATTACAAAAGATAATCAACAAACACCATGCAACTGATGCCGTATTGGCATCACAGAAACGCCATGTGCCGATTGACATCCTTGTAGAGGAGATAGCGGAACTTGCCCGGGCCACCGGCATAGCAGGCCTGTGGGCAGAAGGCTCTCAGCCACATGAAGTCACCGGCTTCGACCTCATACCAGTCCTCATTGAGCTTGTAGACCGCCTTGCCCTCAAGCACGTAGAGCCCATGCTCCATGACATGGGTTTCCATGAAGGGAATGACTGCGCCCGGCTCGAAAGTCACCACGGTGATATGCATGTCATGGCGCATGTCGTCCGGATCCATGAAGCGGGTCGTCGCCCACTTGCCATCGGTCTCAGGCATCGGGATCGGCGCAATTGTCTGTTCATTGACGAATATGGGGTCCGGCGCACCAAGCCCTTCGACGGCGACATAGGCCTTGCGGAACCAGTGGAAGACCGCAGGATCCTTGCCACTCGCCCGGATTGTCCAGGCCATGCCGGCAGGAACGAAACCAAACCCGCCTGCCGAGAGGGAATGTGTCTCGCCGATGCCGGCGACCGACACCTCGATTTCACCGCTGACCACAAACAGGGCAGCTTCGGCCCGCTCGTCGGACTCGGGCCGGTCAGACCCGCCGCCGGACTGCAACTCGACGATATACTGGGAGAAGGTTTCGGCAAAACCGCTCATCGGCCGGGCCAGGACCCACATCCGCATGCCGTTCCAGAAGGGCAGCTGGCTGCAGACGATATCCCGCATGGTTCCCCTCGGAATCACCGCATAACTTGGCGTGAAGACAGCCTTGTCCGTCAAAAGCTGTGACTGAGGCGGCAAACCACCCTTTGGAATGTGGTATTTCTGCAAGGACATGGGGTCCCTTCCTTCACATCTCGGCCCATTTGGGCCATCATGGCGCTGGTTTCAAAGCTGCCCTCATCAAACAGTCTCAGCCCTCTTTTGCCAACCTTGATGATCGCTGCTTTGAAAAGAAGCATCTTCTTGAAATTTTAGAAAATAAATGAAATTTTCGTCTTTCCAGAAGAGAGAGGTTGCGTCCATAATCGCGCGCATCTTGAAAGAGAGCCCCTCGCCGCTGACAAGCGAACCAGAAAGCACTCAAGATCAATAACAGCAGGACCAAGGAAACATGACCAGTCGATTGGAAAAATTTGGATTACGGGTAGACCCACAACTGTGCGCTCTGGTCGAGGAAGAGATCTTGCCGGGCACGGACGTTGACGCCGATATCTTCTGGCAGGGTCTCGCCAACACGGTGCGCCTGCTGACCCCGAGAAACATCGAGCTGCTGGCCAAACGCGACAGCCTGCAGAGCCAGATCGACACCTGGTGCAAGGCAAACAACGGCAACGCCTTCAAGCCGATCTACTATCGTGCCTTTCTGGAAGACATCGGCTACCTGCTGCCGGAGGGCGGGGACTTCGAGGTCTCGACCGCCAATGTCGATGAGGAGATCGCCACTCTGGCCGGTCCACAGCTTGTCGTGCCGGTGATGAACGCCCGCTTTGCCCTCAACGCCGCCAATGCCCGCTGGGGCAGCCTTTATGACGCGCTCTACGGCACCAATGCCGTCAGCCGCGAAGGTGATCTGGCACCATCGAGGAAATTCAACAAGGCCCGCGGCAAGGAAGTCATCGCCCGGAGCTGCCAGTT
Proteins encoded:
- a CDS encoding bifunctional allantoicase/(S)-ureidoglycine aminohydrolase encodes the protein MSLQKYHIPKGGLPPQSQLLTDKAVFTPSYAVIPRGTMRDIVCSQLPFWNGMRMWVLARPMSGFAETFSQYIVELQSGGGSDRPESDERAEAALFVVSGEIEVSVAGIGETHSLSAGGFGFVPAGMAWTIRASGKDPAVFHWFRKAYVAVEGLGAPDPIFVNEQTIAPIPMPETDGKWATTRFMDPDDMRHDMHITVVTFEPGAVIPFMETHVMEHGLYVLEGKAVYKLNEDWYEVEAGDFMWLRAFCPQACYAGGPGKFRYLLYKDVNRHMAFL